One genomic window of Streptomyces spiramyceticus includes the following:
- the panD gene encoding aspartate 1-decarboxylase translates to MFRTMFKSKIHRATVTEADLHYVGSVTVDADLLEAADLLPGELVHIVDITNGARLETYTIEGERGSGVIGINGAAAHLVHPGDLVILISYAQVDDAEARSLKPRVVHVDADNRIVALGADTSEPVPGTDTRRSPHAAPAEAVQV, encoded by the coding sequence ATGTTTCGGACAATGTTCAAGTCCAAGATCCACCGTGCCACCGTGACGGAGGCCGACCTCCACTACGTCGGCTCTGTCACCGTCGACGCCGACCTCCTGGAGGCGGCCGATCTGCTGCCCGGTGAGCTCGTCCACATCGTCGACATCACCAATGGCGCCCGCCTGGAGACGTACACCATCGAGGGTGAGCGCGGCTCCGGCGTCATCGGCATCAATGGCGCCGCCGCCCACCTCGTACACCCCGGCGACCTGGTGATCCTCATCAGCTACGCCCAGGTCGACGACGCCGAGGCGCGGTCCCTGAAGCCGCGGGTCGTCCACGTCGACGCCGACAACCGGATCGTGGCCCTCGGCGCCGATACGTCGGAGCCCGTGCCCGGCACCGATACGCGGCGCAGCCCGCACGCCGCCCCTGCGGAGGCAGTCCAGGTCTGA
- a CDS encoding (2Fe-2S)-binding protein, which translates to MDLAAVASVGGFFALRTDEPDGGGHVPLAQIYAGDKPGLTFRVDKVAARLHAPERRVAASVAHLGLAARLWSIALGPAALYGEFPDLPPGDLRWDADRSSPDDLWLAAPRTLPATADRIREVVQYGHLLPLADALVRDCRISRPLLWGNAGSALAGAARELHTWARRNGRPEVGERALEMAAELFRHPDLRTTGTLAGAAFRRRSCCLYYRCPSGGLCGDCVFDRAPVS; encoded by the coding sequence GTGGACCTGGCAGCAGTGGCCTCCGTGGGCGGATTCTTCGCGCTGCGGACCGACGAGCCCGACGGCGGCGGGCATGTCCCGCTCGCGCAGATCTACGCGGGCGACAAGCCGGGGCTGACCTTCCGCGTCGACAAGGTCGCGGCGCGGCTGCACGCCCCCGAACGCCGCGTCGCCGCTTCCGTCGCGCACCTCGGGCTCGCCGCCCGCCTGTGGTCCATCGCCCTGGGTCCGGCCGCGCTGTACGGCGAGTTCCCCGACCTCCCGCCCGGCGACCTGCGCTGGGACGCCGACCGGAGCTCGCCCGACGACCTGTGGCTCGCCGCACCGCGCACCCTGCCCGCGACCGCCGACCGGATCCGTGAGGTGGTCCAGTACGGCCATCTCCTCCCGCTGGCCGACGCACTCGTCCGGGACTGCCGGATCTCGCGCCCACTGCTCTGGGGGAACGCAGGCTCCGCCCTGGCCGGCGCGGCCCGCGAGCTGCACACCTGGGCGAGGAGGAACGGTCGCCCGGAGGTGGGGGAGCGGGCACTGGAAATGGCCGCCGAGCTCTTCCGGCACCCCGATCTGCGCACCACCGGCACCCTCGCAGGCGCGGCGTTCCGGCGCCGCAGCTGCTGTCTCTACTACCGGTGCCCGTCGGGAGGGCTCTGCGGCGACTGTGTATTCGACCGCGCTCCCGTGAGCTGA
- a CDS encoding transglycosylase family protein, translating into MAATGRHRRYQPSRINRASLTVTAGGAGIALPLVASGTADAASVDVWEKVAACESTSNWKINTGNGYYGGLQFKQSTWQAYGGTAYAPRADLATKDQQIAVAEKVLKGQGPTAWPLCSVRAGLTRGGDAPDISTGPKGAAPKPETKAKTKPETKTATEKKTGTEKASTPRKPSTDTPKKGRTYTVEGGDTLSTIADAEDVRGGWQRLYEANRKVVGSDPDLIHPGQRLILHGGQKPKPDSGKGTGTGTGKGTRKATGTERASHAPPAKQSSGLSAPVDAGPSTPYRAAGSSWAKGYHTGVDFPVPTGTAVKSVAPGRIVSAGWGGAYGYEVVVQHADGKYSQYAHLSALTVREGQKVGGGQRIGRSGSTGNSTGPHLHFEVRTGPGYGSDIDPLAYLRAGGVTV; encoded by the coding sequence ATGGCCGCAACCGGTCGTCACCGCCGGTACCAGCCGAGCCGTATCAACCGTGCATCGCTGACGGTCACGGCAGGCGGAGCCGGGATAGCCCTGCCACTGGTCGCCTCAGGGACGGCCGACGCCGCGTCGGTCGACGTCTGGGAGAAGGTCGCGGCCTGCGAGTCGACCAGCAACTGGAAGATCAACACAGGCAACGGCTATTACGGCGGTCTCCAGTTCAAGCAGTCCACCTGGCAGGCGTACGGCGGCACCGCCTACGCCCCGCGCGCCGACCTGGCCACCAAGGACCAGCAGATCGCCGTCGCCGAGAAGGTACTCAAGGGGCAGGGGCCGACGGCCTGGCCGCTGTGCTCCGTACGGGCGGGCCTGACCCGGGGCGGCGACGCGCCGGACATCAGCACCGGGCCGAAGGGCGCTGCGCCCAAGCCGGAGACCAAGGCTAAGACCAAGCCTGAGACCAAGACCGCGACCGAGAAGAAGACCGGGACCGAGAAAGCCTCCACGCCCCGCAAGCCCTCGACCGACACCCCGAAGAAGGGCCGCACGTACACCGTCGAGGGCGGCGACACGCTCTCCACCATCGCGGACGCCGAGGACGTCAGGGGCGGCTGGCAGCGGCTGTACGAAGCGAACCGCAAGGTCGTCGGCAGCGACCCCGACCTGATCCACCCCGGGCAGCGGCTGATCCTGCACGGCGGCCAGAAGCCCAAGCCCGATTCCGGCAAGGGAACAGGGACAGGGACAGGCAAGGGAACGCGCAAGGCGACCGGCACCGAGCGCGCCTCCCACGCCCCGCCGGCCAAGCAGTCGTCGGGACTCTCCGCCCCGGTGGACGCCGGCCCCAGCACCCCCTACCGCGCCGCCGGTTCCTCCTGGGCCAAGGGCTACCACACCGGCGTCGACTTCCCGGTCCCCACCGGCACCGCCGTCAAGTCCGTCGCCCCGGGCCGGATCGTCTCGGCCGGCTGGGGCGGTGCGTACGGCTACGAGGTCGTCGTCCAGCATGCCGACGGCAAGTACAGCCAGTACGCGCACCTCTCGGCGCTCACCGTGCGCGAGGGCCAGAAGGTGGGCGGCGGGCAGCGCATCGGCCGCTCGGGGTCCACCGGCAACAGCACGGGCCCCCACCTCCACTTCGAGGTGCGCACGGGGCCCGGCTACGGCTCGGACATCGACCCGCTGGCCTACCTCAGGGCGGGCGGCGTCACGGTCTGA
- the gndA gene encoding NADP-dependent phosphogluconate dehydrogenase codes for MSGTAQIGVTGLAVMGRNLARNFARHGFTVAVHNRTASRTHALVEEFGKEGTFVPADSPEEFVASLERPRRLVVMVKAGEPTDAVIREFAPLLEPGDVIIDGGNAHFEDTRRREKELREHGIHFVGTGISGGEEGALHGPSIMPGGSVESYGSLGPLLEKIAAKAKDGSPCVAHIGPDGAGHFVKMVHNGIEYADMQLIAEAYHLLRAVAGYSPGKIAETFRSWNTGRLDSYLIEITAEVLAHTDADTGKPFVDIVADEAEQKGTGRWTVQIALDLGVPVSGIAEAVFARSLSGHKDLRKASGALPGPRSEPLGEADAAAFAGQVEQALYASKIVSYTQGFHQIRAGSEAYGWNIDLGAVASIWREGCIIRAAFLDRIRAAYDDRPDLPSLLADKGFTEEIGTAQDDWRAVVTAAARGGVPTPGFSAAVAYYDALRAERLPAALTQGQRDFFGAHTYRRTDREGSFHTLWGGNRSEVRAD; via the coding sequence ATGAGCGGTACAGCCCAGATCGGTGTAACGGGGCTCGCGGTGATGGGCCGCAATCTCGCCCGCAACTTCGCGCGTCATGGCTTCACAGTCGCGGTGCACAACCGCACGGCGTCCAGGACCCACGCCCTCGTCGAGGAATTCGGCAAGGAAGGCACGTTCGTTCCGGCCGACAGCCCCGAAGAGTTCGTGGCGTCCCTGGAGCGCCCCCGCCGCCTCGTCGTCATGGTGAAGGCGGGCGAGCCGACAGACGCGGTGATCCGGGAGTTCGCGCCGCTCCTTGAGCCCGGCGACGTGATCATCGACGGCGGCAACGCCCACTTCGAGGACACGCGGCGCCGTGAGAAGGAACTGCGGGAGCACGGCATCCACTTCGTCGGTACGGGCATCTCGGGCGGCGAGGAGGGCGCGCTGCACGGCCCCAGCATCATGCCGGGCGGATCCGTCGAGTCGTACGGCTCACTGGGGCCGCTGCTGGAGAAGATCGCCGCGAAGGCGAAGGACGGCAGCCCCTGTGTGGCCCACATCGGCCCCGACGGCGCGGGCCACTTCGTGAAGATGGTGCACAACGGCATCGAGTACGCCGACATGCAGTTGATCGCGGAGGCGTATCACCTGCTGCGCGCGGTTGCGGGCTACAGCCCCGGGAAGATCGCGGAGACCTTCCGCTCCTGGAACACCGGCCGCCTCGACTCGTATCTGATCGAGATCACCGCCGAGGTGCTCGCCCACACCGACGCCGACACCGGGAAGCCCTTTGTCGACATCGTCGCCGACGAGGCCGAGCAGAAGGGCACGGGACGCTGGACCGTGCAGATCGCGCTCGACCTGGGCGTGCCGGTGTCGGGCATCGCCGAAGCCGTCTTCGCCCGTTCCCTGTCGGGGCACAAGGACCTGCGGAAGGCGTCGGGCGCGTTGCCCGGGCCCCGGTCGGAGCCGCTGGGCGAGGCCGATGCGGCCGCCTTCGCCGGCCAGGTCGAGCAGGCGCTCTACGCGTCCAAGATCGTGTCGTACACCCAGGGCTTCCACCAGATCCGGGCGGGCAGCGAGGCGTACGGCTGGAACATCGACCTCGGCGCGGTGGCTTCGATCTGGCGCGAGGGCTGCATCATCCGTGCCGCCTTCCTGGACCGGATCAGGGCCGCGTACGACGACCGCCCCGACCTGCCGAGCCTGCTCGCCGACAAGGGCTTCACCGAGGAGATCGGTACGGCGCAGGACGACTGGCGCGCGGTGGTGACGGCCGCCGCTCGGGGCGGGGTCCCGACGCCCGGCTTCTCGGCGGCAGTGGCGTACTACGACGCGCTGCGCGCCGAACGGCTGCCCGCGGCCCTCACCCAGGGGCAGCGCGATTTCTTCGGGGCGCACACCTACCGGCGCACCGACCGCGAGGGTTCGTTCCACACTCTCTGGGGCGGTAACCGGTCCGAGGTGCGCGCCGACTGA
- a CDS encoding inositol oxygenase family protein produces the protein MELRTVEELMALLHACRGAWDASDRSGDPVDLHDHALQTAHLLRRSHPSDKELQLAGLVHDLGHLLQPGDDAGHADRAADAVRPLLGERVARLVQLHVPAKRYLAAEEPGRPLSAQSALTLGLQGGAMTPDEAAAFARDPLAEDAVTLRQADDAGKAVGLDAGVMEDWRPVLEMVAAGRISGA, from the coding sequence ATGGAGCTGCGCACCGTCGAGGAATTGATGGCTCTGCTGCATGCCTGCCGGGGCGCCTGGGACGCGTCCGACCGCAGCGGCGATCCGGTCGATCTGCACGATCACGCACTCCAGACGGCGCATTTGCTGCGTCGCTCGCACCCCAGCGACAAGGAGCTCCAGCTGGCGGGGCTCGTTCATGACCTGGGGCATCTGCTCCAGCCGGGTGACGACGCGGGTCACGCCGACCGGGCGGCGGACGCGGTACGCCCGCTGCTCGGCGAGCGGGTCGCCCGGCTCGTACAGCTCCATGTGCCGGCGAAGCGCTATCTGGCGGCGGAGGAACCGGGGCGCCCGCTGTCGGCGCAGAGCGCGCTGACGCTCGGGCTGCAGGGCGGGGCGATGACGCCCGACGAGGCGGCGGCGTTCGCGCGCGATCCGCTGGCGGAGGATGCGGTGACGCTGCGTCAGGCGGATGATGCGGGGAAGGCGGTCGGGCTCGACGCGGGGGTGATGGAGGACTGGCGGCCGGTGCTGGAGATGGTGGCGGCGGGGCGTATATCAGGTGCGTGA
- a CDS encoding arylsulfatase has product MLTLLHTSPVHVPVFDVLRDREHPGLGLRHLVYEELLARARSGGPGAVGPEIATVLAEAVADGATAVLCTCSTIGGTAESYAAQAGVPVLRVDRPMAAAAVAAAPGRDPVRIAVVAALHSTLAPTADLIREEADAAGRQVHILTVPAEGAWKYFEDGDRDGYLDAVAETVDGIDGIDGVDGVAGVDEVDVVVLAQASMADAAARTRTAVPVLSSPVPGLRAAAAVALR; this is encoded by the coding sequence ATGCTCACGCTGCTGCACACCTCCCCGGTCCATGTCCCGGTCTTCGACGTCCTGCGGGACCGCGAACACCCCGGCCTCGGACTGCGCCATCTGGTGTACGAGGAACTGCTGGCCCGGGCCCGCTCCGGCGGGCCCGGCGCGGTGGGGCCCGAGATCGCCACGGTGCTCGCCGAGGCCGTCGCCGACGGCGCGACGGCTGTGCTCTGCACGTGCTCCACGATCGGCGGTACGGCGGAGTCGTACGCCGCGCAGGCCGGTGTCCCGGTGCTGCGCGTCGACCGGCCGATGGCCGCGGCGGCGGTCGCGGCGGCCCCTGGCCGCGACCCGGTCCGTATCGCGGTCGTCGCGGCGCTGCACAGCACCCTGGCACCGACGGCCGACCTGATCAGGGAAGAGGCGGACGCGGCCGGACGGCAGGTGCACATCCTCACCGTGCCGGCCGAAGGCGCGTGGAAATACTTCGAGGACGGGGACCGGGACGGCTACCTGGACGCCGTGGCCGAGACCGTGGACGGGATCGACGGGATCGACGGGGTTGACGGGGTCGCCGGGGTCGACGAGGTCGATGTCGTTGTCCTGGCCCAGGCCTCCATGGCGGACGCGGCCGCCCGTACCCGTACCGCCGTTCCCGTCCTCTCCAGCCCGGTCCCGGGACTGCGCGCGGCAGCGGCGGTCGCCCTCCGCTAG
- a CDS encoding SDR family NAD(P)-dependent oxidoreductase, which produces MTVTEDSPAYGESPDSPDSPAFGPGIDPERMAVCLSVLDELDKLDVDHPDAIAVRRATAGIYRTVKQRRRQERRAAKTAHDRAVTHATATGSAERIDDETQGVLPSSRATAEIAGILQRPRSCYICKTRYVEVDAFYHQLCQKCAAENRARRDARTDLTGKRALLTGGRAKIGMYIALRLLRDGAHTTITTRFPNDAIRRFKAMPDSDEWIGRLKIVGIDLRDPAQVVALADSVAAEGPLDILINNAAQTVRRSPGAYSELVAAESAPLPAGELPPAQVIGTFGSGTVDRVAALPAARSEDGLTAQDVTELALVSGSASLARIEAGTAIDAGGLVPDLHDTNSWIQTVSEVDPVELLEVQLCNSTAPFILISRLRAAMAASSAQRKYVVNVSAMEGVFSRGYKGAGHPHTNMAKAALNMLTRTSGQEMFEKDGILMTAVDTGWITDERPHPDKMRLAEEGFHAPLDLVDGAARVYDPIVRGEENGEDLFGVFLKDYAPANW; this is translated from the coding sequence ATGACGGTGACAGAGGACAGTCCGGCGTACGGCGAGAGCCCAGACAGCCCGGACAGCCCGGCCTTCGGCCCCGGCATCGACCCGGAGCGGATGGCCGTCTGCCTGAGCGTGCTCGACGAGCTCGACAAGCTGGACGTCGACCACCCCGACGCCATCGCGGTACGCCGCGCCACCGCCGGCATCTACCGGACCGTGAAGCAGCGCCGCCGCCAGGAGCGCCGGGCCGCGAAGACCGCCCACGACAGGGCCGTCACGCACGCCACCGCCACCGGCTCGGCCGAGCGCATCGACGACGAGACGCAGGGCGTCCTGCCGTCCTCCAGGGCCACCGCGGAGATCGCGGGCATACTCCAGCGCCCCCGCTCCTGCTACATCTGCAAGACCCGGTACGTCGAGGTCGACGCCTTCTACCACCAGCTGTGCCAGAAGTGCGCCGCCGAGAACCGCGCCCGCCGTGACGCCCGTACGGACCTCACCGGCAAGCGCGCGCTGCTCACCGGCGGCCGGGCCAAGATCGGCATGTACATCGCGCTGCGGCTGCTGCGCGACGGTGCGCACACCACCATCACCACGCGCTTCCCGAACGACGCGATCCGCCGCTTCAAGGCGATGCCGGACAGCGACGAGTGGATCGGCCGCCTCAAGATCGTCGGCATCGACCTGCGCGACCCGGCGCAAGTCGTCGCGCTGGCCGACTCGGTTGCCGCCGAGGGTCCGCTCGACATCCTGATCAACAACGCCGCGCAGACGGTACGCCGCTCCCCGGGGGCGTACAGCGAGCTGGTCGCCGCCGAGTCGGCGCCGCTGCCTGCGGGCGAGCTGCCGCCGGCGCAGGTCATCGGCACCTTCGGCAGTGGCACCGTGGACCGCGTGGCCGCGCTGCCGGCCGCCCGCAGTGAGGACGGCCTCACCGCGCAGGACGTGACGGAGCTGGCGCTGGTCTCGGGATCGGCGTCGCTCGCCCGGATCGAGGCCGGCACGGCCATCGACGCCGGCGGTCTGGTCCCCGACCTGCACGACACCAACAGCTGGATCCAGACTGTTTCGGAGGTCGACCCGGTCGAGCTGCTCGAAGTGCAGCTGTGCAACTCGACCGCGCCGTTCATCCTGATCAGCCGCCTGCGCGCGGCGATGGCCGCGTCGTCCGCGCAGCGGAAGTACGTCGTGAACGTGTCCGCGATGGAGGGTGTCTTCAGCCGCGGTTACAAGGGTGCGGGGCACCCGCACACCAACATGGCGAAGGCCGCGCTGAACATGCTGACGCGCACCAGCGGCCAGGAGATGTTCGAGAAGGACGGCATCCTGATGACCGCCGTCGACACCGGCTGGATCACGGACGAGCGCCCGCACCCCGACAAGATGCGGCTCGCCGAGGAGGGCTTCCACGCGCCGCTCGACCTCGTCGACGGCGCGGCGCGGGTGTACGACCCGATCGTGCGGGGCGAGGAGAACGGCGAGGACCTGTTCGGCGTCTTCCTGAAGGACTACGCCCCGGCGAACTGGTAG